A genomic stretch from Ovis canadensis isolate MfBH-ARS-UI-01 breed Bighorn chromosome 5, ARS-UI_OviCan_v2, whole genome shotgun sequence includes:
- the SPMIP10 gene encoding sperm-associated microtubule inner protein 10, producing the protein MASGKDTCPILPKLANNCSDENSDKLANKCCEIHLPRFSLKQGMIPRHYVMPWKQDMKFRNVNLKHAEACGIHAGPLEDSLFLDHSERLCHGEDRKVVLKKGPPEIKIADMPLHSPLSKYQSTVISHGFRRRLI; encoded by the exons ATGGCTTCAGGCAAAGACACTTGTCCAATCCTACCTAAACTCGCCAACAACTGTTCTGATGAGAATTCAGATAAGCTTGCTAATAA GTGTTGTGAGATTCATTTGCCACGGTTTTCCTTAAAGCAAGGGATGATCCCAAGACATTATGTAATGCCTTGGAAGCAGGACATGAAATTCAGGAATGTGAATCTGAAG cacgcagaagcatgtgggatccatgCTGGCCCTTTGGAAGACTCTCTGTTTCTGGatcacagtgaaaggctttgccATGGGGAAGATCGTAAAGTTGTCTTGAAGAAAGGCCCCCCAGAAATAAAAATTGCGGATATGCCTCTGCATTCACCTCTCTCCAAGTACCAAAGCACTGTGATTTCCCATGGCTTCAGGAGGCGACTCATCtga
- the PHAX gene encoding phosphorylated adapter RNA export protein, with product MAQEAGDMDDGQVSDSDSDMTVAPSDRPLPVPKALGGDCALRPFQSTATVCAPASHYRTVKSVDSSEESFSDSDDDSSVWKRKRQKCFNTPPKPEPFQFDQSSQKPPIAGRKKVNNIWSAVLQEQNQDAVATELGILGMEGTIDRSRQSETYNYLLAKKLKRESQEHTKELDKELEEYMHGGKKMGPKEEENGQGHPKRKRPVKERVGDRLEMNYKGRYEITEDDSQERVADEISFRLQEPKKDLIARVVRIIGNKKAIELLMETAEVEQNGGLFIMNGSRRRTPGGVFLNLLKNTPSISEEQIKDIFYLENQKEYENKKAARKRRMQVMGKKMKQAIKNLNFQEDDDTSRETFASDTNEALASLDESQEGHGETKLDAEEAIEVDHSHDLDMF from the exons ATGGCGCAGGAGGCCGGCGACATGGACGATGGGCAGGTTTCCGACTCGGATTCCGACATGACGGTGGCACCCAGCGACAGGCCGCTGCCGGTGCCG AAAGCGCTAGGTGGGGACTGTGCACTGCGGCCCTTCCAGAGTACTGCAACAGTGTGTGCCCCAGCATCCCATTATCGGACTGTTAAAAGTGTGGATTCAAGTGAAGAGAGCTTTTCAGATTCAGATGATGATAGCTCTGTCTGGAAACGCAAGCGACAGAAATGTTTTAACACCCCTCCCAAACCAGAGCCTTTTCAGTTTGACCAGAGCAGCCAGAAACCACCTATAGCTGGAAGGAAGAAGGTGAACAACATATGGAGTGCTGTGCTGCAAGAACAGAACCAAGACGCAGTGGCCACTGAACTTGGTATCTTGGGAATGGAGGGCACTATTGACAGAAGCCGACAGTCTGAGACCTACAATTATTTACTTGCTAAGAAACTTAAAAGAGAATCTCAAGAACATACAAAAGAATTAGACAAAGAGCTAGAAGAATATATGCATGGTGGCAAAAAAATGGGACcaaaggaggaggaaaatgggCAAGGTCATCCCAAAAGGAAACGACCTGTCAAAGAGAGAGTAGGAGACAGACTAGAAATGAACTATAAAGGCCGCTATGAGATCACAGAGGACGATTCTCAGGAGAGGGTGGCTGATGAAATTTCTTTCAG GTTGCAGGAACCAAAGAAAGATTTGATAGCCCGAGTAGTGAGAATAATTGGGAACAAAAAGGCAATTGAACTTCTGATGGAAACTGCTGAAGTTGAACAAAACGGTGGTCTTTTTATAATG AATGGTAGTCGAAGAAGAACACCAGGTGGAGTTTTCCTGAATCTCCTGAAAAACACACCTAGTATCAGTGAGGAACAAATTAAG GACATTTTCTACCTTGAAAATCaaaaggaatatgaaaataaaaaagctgCTAGAAAGAGAAGAATGCAAGTGATGGGGAAAAAGATGAAACAAGCCATTAAAAACCTAAATTTTCAAGAAGATGATGATACATCACGAGAGACTTTTGCAAGTGACACTAATGAGGCCCTGGCCTCTCTTGATGAATCACAGGAAGGACATGGAGAAACGAAGTTGGATGCAGAGGAAGCCATTGAGGTTGATCATTCTCACGATTTGGACATGTTTTAG